A window of the Xenopus laevis strain J_2021 chromosome 9_10L, Xenopus_laevis_v10.1, whole genome shotgun sequence genome harbors these coding sequences:
- the pnmt.L gene encoding phenylethanolamine N-methyltransferase, producing the protein MSNIESVAQSYQHFNPRAYLQNNYVPPRADFSNEDSVVQWKLRCLADTCATGEIAGQTLVDIGSGPTIYQILSASEHFAEVVLTDYLEVNRAELRRWLQDEPGAFDWSPYMKHVSKLERTGGTWQEKQQRIRERVKKVLPVDVHQSNPLGEEMGTASVDTLVTTFCLEACSPNLQMFNKALGNITSLLKPGGHLLFIGALEESYYLAGEAKLNVVPVTEEIVRNALSDASYKIKEFKTYVMPPALKVGVDDVNGVFFAWAQKQDSQ; encoded by the exons ATGAGTAACATAGAGAGTGTGGCACAGAGTTACCAGCACTTTAACCCCAGGGCTTATCTACAGAATAACTATGTGCCCCCCCGGGCAGACTTCTCCAATGAGGACAGTGTTGTACAGTGGAAGCTCCGCTGCTTGGCCGATACCTGCGCCACAG GAGAGATTGCTGGGCAGACACTTGTAGACATTGGATCGGGTCCCACAATTTACCAGATCTTGAGTGCGTCGGAGCATTTTGCAGAGGTGGTGCTGACGGATTATCTGGAAGTGAATCGGGCAGAGCTCAGGCGGTGGCTGCAAGATGAGCCTGGGGCGTTTGACTGGAGTCCATATATGAAACATGTGAGCAAGTTAGAGAGAACAGG GGGTACGTGGCAGGAGAAGCAGCAACGTATCCGTGAGCGGGTGAAGAAGGTGCTGCCTGTAGATGTGCATCAGTCTAATCCATTAGGTGAGGAGATGGGCACGGCTTCTGTAGATACTCTAGTAACTACCTTCTGCCTGGAGGCCTGTAGCCCAAACCTACAGATGTTTAATAAGGccctgggcaacatcaccagccTCTTGAAACCCGGGGGTCACTTGCTCTTTATCGGTGCCTTGGAGGAGTCGTATTATTTGGCAGGAGAGGCCAAGTTAAACGTAGTTCCCGTCACCGAGGAGATTGTCCGAAACGCGCTGTCCGACGCCAGCTACAAGATCAAGGAATTTAAAACCTACGTCATGCCCCCCGCACTAAAGGTTGGGGTAGATGATGTCAATGGCGTGTTCTTTGCCTGGGCCCAAAAACAGGACTCACAATAA